A genome region from Pseudomonas sp. N3-W includes the following:
- a CDS encoding VRR-NUC domain-containing protein, whose product MQVLDWLEHRYADVLSDQEQHFIEQFKCLPQESRALLVRMVMRKGVHFRAGKLSYVEIGDIDSAAAPLLELGWIDEQTLLSVEELFDVLLKGEILQCLGPAIDQPKGKKTDWLPTLVEQFPDPRCFSHWCPTLDERLFSLTIMGLCDRLRLMFFGNLYQDWSEFVLADLGIFTYEKVEFCAQSRGLRSREDVDACLFLHDCQLRLEAGEALEVVIGDISRLTPSNPWLQRRRAKLLFQIGQYCERLADFANAQSIYRECAYPGARLRLIRVLERSGDYQQALDLALAQPAQSAAEQQGLLRIMPRLRRKLGGPPLKRAAPRPVQRLDLQLPRTDPALSVEFHVQAHLAEEAAPVHYVENGLINSLFGLLCWPAIFAPLPGAFFHPFQRGPVDLLNEDFHERRAELFQACLSELDDGRYVQTIRERYAAKWGVQSPFVFWSVLTEALLDQALACLPAEHLKHWFNRLLLDIKANRAGMPDLIQFWPQERTYRMIEVKGPGDRLQDNQVRWLDFCHEHQMPIAVCYVQWAEHEAEQIA is encoded by the coding sequence ATGCAAGTGCTTGATTGGCTTGAGCATCGTTACGCCGATGTATTGAGCGATCAAGAGCAGCATTTCATTGAGCAATTCAAATGTCTGCCCCAGGAGTCCCGGGCGCTGCTGGTGCGAATGGTGATGCGCAAGGGCGTGCATTTTCGGGCCGGCAAGCTCAGTTACGTCGAGATCGGCGACATTGACAGCGCCGCTGCGCCGTTGCTGGAGCTGGGCTGGATCGACGAACAGACGCTGCTGTCTGTGGAGGAGTTGTTCGACGTCTTGCTCAAGGGCGAAATTCTCCAGTGCCTGGGCCCGGCCATTGATCAGCCCAAAGGCAAGAAAACCGATTGGTTGCCGACCCTGGTCGAGCAGTTTCCCGACCCCCGCTGTTTCAGCCACTGGTGCCCGACGCTGGATGAGCGCCTGTTCAGCCTGACCATCATGGGCCTGTGCGACCGGTTGCGCCTGATGTTCTTCGGCAATCTTTATCAGGACTGGTCGGAGTTCGTGCTGGCGGACCTGGGGATCTTCACCTATGAAAAAGTCGAGTTCTGCGCGCAATCCCGTGGCCTGCGTAGTCGCGAAGACGTGGACGCATGCCTGTTTCTCCACGATTGCCAGTTGCGACTGGAGGCCGGTGAAGCACTGGAGGTGGTAATCGGCGACATCAGCCGTCTGACCCCGAGCAATCCCTGGCTGCAACGCCGTCGGGCCAAACTGTTGTTCCAGATCGGGCAATATTGCGAACGACTCGCCGACTTTGCCAACGCCCAGAGCATCTACCGCGAATGCGCCTACCCCGGCGCGAGGTTGCGCCTGATTCGGGTGCTGGAGCGCAGTGGCGATTATCAGCAGGCGCTGGACCTTGCGCTCGCGCAACCCGCACAAAGCGCCGCCGAACAGCAAGGACTGCTGCGCATCATGCCCAGGCTTCGGCGCAAGCTGGGCGGGCCACCCTTGAAGCGTGCGGCGCCCCGGCCGGTGCAGCGTCTGGACCTGCAACTGCCACGCACCGACCCAGCCCTGTCGGTGGAATTTCATGTGCAGGCGCATCTGGCAGAAGAGGCAGCGCCAGTGCACTACGTCGAGAACGGCCTGATCAATTCGCTGTTTGGCCTGCTGTGCTGGCCGGCGATTTTCGCGCCGCTGCCGGGGGCGTTTTTCCACCCGTTCCAGCGCGGGCCGGTGGACCTGCTCAACGAGGACTTCCATGAACGTCGCGCCGAGCTGTTCCAGGCCTGCCTCAGTGAGCTGGATGACGGGCGTTATGTGCAGACCATCCGCGAGCGTTATGCCGCCAAGTGGGGCGTGCAGTCGCCCTTCGTGTTCTGGAGCGTATTGACCGAAGCGCTGCTCGATCAGGCCCTGGCCTGCCTGCCGGCGGAGCACCTCAAGCACTGGTTCAACCGCTTGCTGCTGGACATCAAGGCCAATCGCGCCGGCATGCCGGACCTGATCCAGTTCTGGCCGCAGGAGCGCACCTACCGCATGATCGAAGTCAAGGGCCCCGGCGATCGCTTGCAGGACAACCAGGTGCGCTGGCTGGATTTCTGCCACGAACACCAGATGCCGATTGCCGTCTGTTATGTGCAGTGGGCGGAACACGAAGCGGAGCAGATCGCTTGA
- a CDS encoding cytochrome c3 family protein — protein sequence MAQIFRRSADTWLRLGLLMLLVAVLGGLLVALTLDSTDYRTGRDWVIDQPLPFSHAHHAGQLQIDCRYCHASVESSAMASLPPTETCMTCHSQIWKQSDVLEPLRKSLRDLQPLHWNRVVDLPDYVYFHHGVHVNAGVGCSECHGQVDRMQLLFKAEPLNMGQCLACHRDPAPHLRPLDQVTNLHWHTDEDRRVLGERLMKARHIDTAGLTDCGTCHR from the coding sequence ATGGCACAGATCTTCCGCCGCTCGGCCGACACCTGGCTGCGCCTGGGGCTGCTGATGCTGTTGGTCGCTGTCTTGGGAGGCTTGCTGGTGGCGTTGACTCTGGACAGCACCGATTACCGTACCGGCCGCGATTGGGTGATCGACCAGCCGTTGCCGTTCAGCCACGCCCACCATGCCGGGCAACTGCAAATCGATTGCCGTTATTGCCATGCTTCGGTGGAGTCCTCTGCCATGGCCAGTTTACCCCCGACCGAAACCTGCATGACCTGCCATTCGCAGATATGGAAACAGTCCGACGTATTGGAGCCGTTGCGCAAAAGCCTGCGCGACCTGCAGCCGCTGCACTGGAACCGCGTGGTCGACCTGCCGGACTATGTCTATTTTCACCATGGCGTACACGTCAATGCCGGGGTCGGTTGCAGTGAATGCCATGGCCAGGTTGATCGCATGCAGTTGCTGTTCAAGGCCGAGCCGCTGAACATGGGCCAGTGCCTGGCCTGCCACCGTGACCCGGCGCCGCACCTGCGGCCGCTGGATCAGGTGACCAACCTGCACTGGCACACCGATGAAGACCGCCGGGTGCTGGGCGAGCGGCTGATGAAGGCGCGGCACATCGATACTGCCGGGCTTACCGACTGCGGGACGTGCCACCGATGA
- a CDS encoding sodium:proton antiporter codes for MSFILWTAVLGAVLLTLALTSSYLRWMPVTTSAVCLILGVGIGPAGLGLLKLDIDNASRWMEHLTEVAVLFSLFVSGLKLRLPLKDKNWRIAFGLAVPVMVLTIAAVCLLLHYVFQLSWGVSMLIGSILAPTDPVLAALVQVNDARDDDAVRFGLSGEAGLNDGIAFPFVILGLLLLQHDGDSGWLGDWALQSLLWAVPAGLLTGYWMGRGIGRLTLTLRIRNDDSTVSPNDYLALALIALAYVAAESIHGFGFLSVFAAGLGLRQVEVKSTGTEQLPAEHLVQPVVGHQNVEPKLALHGDIDKLEDTQVAAGIMMGDMLAFGGLVERAMEVFLVTLLGVVLVAHWDWRALPIGLALFCLIRPLSVVAMPWGRLLDWRQRLLIGWFGIRGIGSLYYLLYALNHGLGHSVANLCADLTLSIVALSILLHGLSTQPTLTAYERYKKRFI; via the coding sequence ATGAGCTTCATTCTATGGACGGCGGTGCTGGGCGCCGTGTTGCTGACCCTGGCTCTGACGTCCTCCTACCTGCGATGGATGCCGGTGACCACCTCGGCGGTGTGTCTGATACTGGGCGTCGGTATCGGGCCGGCAGGGCTCGGGTTGTTGAAACTTGACATCGACAACGCATCCCGATGGATGGAGCACCTGACTGAAGTCGCGGTGCTGTTCTCTCTGTTCGTCAGTGGCCTGAAATTGCGCCTGCCACTCAAGGATAAAAACTGGCGCATCGCCTTTGGCCTGGCCGTGCCGGTCATGGTGTTGACCATCGCCGCTGTCTGCCTGCTGCTGCATTACGTTTTTCAGTTGTCGTGGGGCGTGTCGATGCTGATCGGCTCGATCCTGGCCCCTACCGATCCGGTGCTCGCGGCACTGGTACAAGTCAACGACGCCCGAGACGACGACGCCGTGCGCTTCGGCCTGTCCGGGGAAGCCGGGCTCAACGATGGCATTGCCTTTCCTTTCGTCATCCTCGGCCTGTTGCTGCTGCAACATGACGGCGACTCAGGCTGGCTCGGCGACTGGGCGCTGCAAAGTCTGTTGTGGGCGGTGCCGGCCGGGTTGCTCACCGGTTACTGGATGGGCCGGGGCATTGGCCGGCTGACCCTGACGTTGCGCATCAGGAATGACGACAGCACCGTTTCCCCCAACGATTACCTGGCCCTGGCATTGATCGCGCTGGCGTATGTCGCCGCGGAATCGATCCACGGTTTCGGCTTTCTCTCGGTGTTCGCCGCAGGCTTGGGGTTGCGTCAAGTGGAAGTCAAATCCACCGGCACCGAGCAACTGCCCGCCGAGCATCTGGTGCAACCGGTGGTGGGTCATCAGAACGTCGAGCCGAAACTGGCCTTGCATGGCGACATCGACAAGCTGGAAGACACCCAGGTGGCGGCGGGCATCATGATGGGCGACATGCTTGCCTTTGGTGGTCTGGTGGAGCGCGCCATGGAGGTGTTTCTGGTGACGTTGCTGGGTGTGGTGCTGGTGGCACACTGGGACTGGCGCGCCTTGCCCATCGGCCTGGCGCTGTTTTGCCTGATCCGGCCTCTGAGCGTGGTGGCAATGCCGTGGGGGCGATTGCTCGACTGGCGGCAACGGCTATTGATCGGCTGGTTCGGCATTCGCGGAATCGGCAGTCTTTATTACCTGTTATATGCCTTGAACCACGGGCTGGGGCATTCAGTGGCGAACTTGTGCGCCGACCTGACGCTGTCCATCGTCGCCCTGAGCATCCTGCTCCACGGTCTCAGCACCCAACCAACGCTGACTGCGTACGAGCGGTACAAGAAACGGTTTATTTGA
- a CDS encoding DMT family transporter, producing MDRKVVTSNMLLLAAAIIWGCAFVPQKIGMSSIGPFWFTGLRFALGTLLIIPLLRFEKIDRTLSWKDWSAGIVIGLILFGGINLQQIALKYASVANTGFITGLYVALVPIVCSFLGHRYSSGVWMGVSMATAGLYLLSVHGNFEINPGDLLTLASAFFWAFQLIALSTFGHRLPSIRLAIVQSGTCAVLSLAIAIVAEPISLNMIYQAGIPLLYGSVLSVAIGFTLQILAQRHIKAAHSAIILSIESVFAAFAGWLILGESLGSKEIIGCALILIGTILSQLSPEKQRKEKRNLAQEAA from the coding sequence ATGGATAGAAAAGTTGTCACGTCAAATATGCTATTGCTCGCGGCCGCCATTATCTGGGGGTGCGCATTTGTTCCGCAAAAGATAGGCATGAGTTCCATTGGGCCATTCTGGTTTACCGGATTGCGCTTCGCGCTGGGCACTTTACTGATCATTCCACTGCTGCGATTCGAAAAAATCGACCGGACACTTTCATGGAAGGACTGGTCGGCCGGCATCGTCATCGGTTTGATATTGTTTGGTGGCATCAACCTTCAACAGATAGCACTTAAATATGCGTCGGTGGCCAATACCGGATTCATTACCGGGTTGTACGTCGCACTTGTCCCCATCGTTTGCAGCTTTTTAGGACATCGTTACTCCAGCGGTGTCTGGATGGGTGTATCGATGGCCACGGCGGGTTTGTACTTGCTGAGTGTCCATGGCAACTTCGAGATCAATCCCGGCGATTTGTTGACATTGGCCAGTGCATTTTTCTGGGCCTTCCAACTCATCGCATTATCAACGTTCGGGCACCGACTTCCCTCCATCAGGCTGGCCATTGTCCAGTCCGGAACTTGCGCAGTATTGTCGCTGGCCATCGCCATTGTGGCCGAGCCGATATCACTGAACATGATTTATCAAGCGGGCATACCGCTGCTTTATGGAAGTGTCTTGTCGGTTGCTATCGGGTTTACGCTGCAGATACTTGCACAACGGCATATCAAAGCCGCTCACAGTGCAATCATCCTGAGCATCGAGTCGGTATTTGCCGCTTTTGCCGGATGGCTGATTCTGGGTGAGTCCCTCGGCTCCAAGGAGATCATCGGTTGTGCGTTGATATTGATCGGCACGATTCTGTCTCAGCTGTCACCGGAAAAACAACGTAAAGAAAAACGGAATCTGGCCCAGGAAGCGGCCTGA
- a CDS encoding glyoxalase superfamily protein has product MELAKAIPIFKISSEKLAREYYVDCLGFSIDWEHRQNNYPAYLQVSSGELVLHLTEHEGDAEPGTTIMVSVNGIDDLYVELKSRLPTNKISRSISNKNQVLQIDDPFGNHIRFVGNTH; this is encoded by the coding sequence ATGGAGCTGGCAAAAGCAATTCCAATCTTCAAGATTTCTTCTGAAAAACTGGCGCGTGAATATTATGTGGATTGCCTGGGTTTTTCGATTGATTGGGAACATCGGCAGAATAATTACCCGGCCTACCTGCAAGTCAGCAGCGGCGAGTTGGTCCTTCATCTAACGGAACATGAGGGAGATGCGGAGCCTGGAACCACTATCATGGTTTCGGTCAACGGGATAGATGACTTGTATGTCGAACTGAAGTCCAGACTGCCGACCAACAAGATATCCAGGTCGATTTCAAACAAGAACCAGGTGCTGCAAATAGATGATCCGTTTGGCAATCACATAAGGTTTGTTGGAAATACTCACTAA
- a CDS encoding MalY/PatB family protein, with protein MTFDFDQVFDRHATGSTKWSRYPADVLPMWVADMDFAAPPVIIQALQKRLEHPMLGYSVAQEALRTAIVADLWSKYAWRVQPQELVFLPGIESGFNMALNALVTADQNVVVQVPNYPPLRQAPGHWGLNKVELEFVSQADGTYATPLDVLRESLDGGGALLLSNPHNPLGKVFAREELQAVADICLKQDAWIISDEIHAELCYDGRVHIPTASLSPEIARRTITLMSASKAFNIAGLKTAFMIIQEPALLARVNHARCGLVDSVNPLGLEATRVAYSEGGPWLAELLPYLQGNRDYLVDAVRNRLPGVTMNIPQGTYLAWLDCTALGLDDPQQFFLEQARVGLSAGLDFGDRNQQFVRLNFGCPRALLEEGLKRMENSLRKR; from the coding sequence ATGACTTTCGATTTCGATCAGGTGTTCGACCGCCACGCGACCGGCAGCACCAAGTGGAGCCGCTACCCGGCCGATGTGCTGCCGATGTGGGTCGCCGACATGGATTTCGCCGCGCCCCCGGTGATCATCCAGGCCCTGCAAAAGCGTCTGGAACACCCCATGCTTGGCTACAGCGTAGCTCAGGAGGCATTACGCACAGCCATCGTTGCCGATCTGTGGAGCAAATACGCCTGGCGTGTACAACCGCAGGAGCTGGTGTTCCTGCCAGGGATCGAGTCGGGCTTCAACATGGCCTTGAATGCCTTGGTCACGGCCGACCAGAACGTGGTGGTGCAGGTGCCCAACTATCCGCCACTGCGCCAGGCGCCGGGGCACTGGGGGCTGAACAAGGTCGAACTGGAGTTTGTTTCTCAAGCAGACGGCACCTATGCCACGCCGCTGGACGTGTTGCGCGAATCACTGGACGGTGGCGGCGCGCTGCTGCTGAGCAACCCGCACAACCCGCTGGGCAAGGTGTTTGCTCGGGAGGAGTTGCAGGCGGTGGCGGATATCTGCCTGAAGCAAGACGCCTGGATCATCTCTGACGAGATCCACGCCGAGCTGTGTTACGACGGCCGCGTGCACATTCCGACGGCGTCGCTGAGCCCGGAAATTGCCCGGCGCACCATCACCCTGATGTCCGCCAGCAAAGCCTTCAACATTGCCGGTCTTAAAACCGCATTCATGATCATTCAGGAGCCGGCGCTGCTGGCGCGGGTCAATCACGCCCGTTGCGGGCTGGTCGACAGCGTAAATCCGTTGGGGCTGGAAGCCACCCGTGTCGCCTATAGCGAGGGTGGCCCGTGGCTGGCCGAGTTGCTGCCTTATCTGCAAGGCAACCGCGATTATCTGGTGGACGCCGTGCGCAACCGTTTGCCGGGCGTGACCATGAACATCCCCCAAGGCACTTACCTGGCGTGGCTCGATTGCACAGCGCTGGGGCTGGACGATCCGCAGCAGTTCTTCCTGGAACAGGCCAGGGTCGGACTGAGTGCGGGGCTGGATTTTGGTGATCGGAACCAGCAGTTCGTGCGGCTGAACTTCGGCTGCCCGCGAGCGTTGCTTGAGGAAGGCCTGAAGCGGATGGAAAACAGTTTGCGCAAACGTTGA
- a CDS encoding YgdI/YgdR family lipoprotein, producing MNIKNLGLPLAVAAFLALAGCSTPTVVTLQNGTQYLTKDMPKTKTKDGFYEFEDISGAKVKVNEKDVATVRKED from the coding sequence ATGAACATCAAGAATCTGGGCTTGCCCCTGGCGGTCGCAGCATTCCTGGCCCTGGCCGGTTGCTCGACGCCAACGGTGGTGACCCTGCAGAACGGCACCCAGTACCTGACCAAGGACATGCCGAAGACCAAGACCAAGGATGGCTTCTATGAGTTCGAAGACATTTCCGGGGCCAAGGTGAAGGTCAATGAGAAGGATGTGGCGACGGTGCGCAAGGAGGACTGA
- a CDS encoding Yip1 family protein → MSAPIVKLFTQPNFAWTDIRREEEAHPRHYFAHLLLLALIPSVCLFIGTTYVGWSLAANETVKLSSASALQLCVLLYIATLVGVAVIGLFIRWMSRTFDARPTVNQCIGFAAYTVTPFFIAGIAGLYPSRWLAIIALGAASVYSTFLLFVGLPTFMHERKEQGLLYAASVWGVGLLVLVTILVSMILLWFNVLTPEYLRATVG, encoded by the coding sequence ATGTCCGCGCCCATCGTCAAGCTGTTCACCCAACCCAATTTCGCCTGGACCGACATTCGCCGGGAAGAGGAAGCGCACCCCCGCCACTACTTCGCGCATTTGCTGCTGCTGGCGTTGATTCCATCGGTTTGCCTGTTCATTGGCACCACGTATGTCGGCTGGAGCCTGGCCGCCAATGAAACGGTCAAGCTCAGCAGCGCCAGCGCCCTGCAACTCTGTGTGCTGCTGTATATCGCCACCCTTGTTGGCGTGGCCGTGATAGGACTGTTCATTCGCTGGATGTCGCGCACCTTCGATGCCCGTCCTACGGTCAATCAGTGCATCGGCTTTGCCGCCTACACCGTCACGCCGTTTTTCATCGCCGGTATCGCCGGGCTGTATCCAAGCCGCTGGCTGGCGATCATCGCGTTGGGCGCAGCCTCGGTCTACTCGACTTTCCTGCTGTTTGTCGGCCTGCCGACCTTCATGCATGAACGCAAGGAACAAGGCTTGCTGTATGCCGCCAGTGTCTGGGGCGTCGGCCTGTTGGTGCTGGTGACTATCCTGGTGTCGATGATCCTGCTGTGGTTCAACGTGCTGACGCCTGAATACCTGCGCGCGACGGTTGGTTGA
- a CDS encoding DJ-1/PfpI family protein, translating into MILILLPSADYDPTESSVPWQALRTAGIEVRFATPEGLPAYADPRLVSIGFGLLNPLLMTRKADLASYAQMIEDEAFRQPLAYADVDPAQFAGLLIPGGHAKGMRNLLESGHAQHIALQFFKADKPVAAVCHGVLLLARTLDPDTGHSVLFGRKVTALVAAAMELPAWLMTATWLGRYYRTYARTVESEVTAALSHKADFVRGPFMAKRDSAESPQLGFVVRDGNLLTARWPGDCHRFAAEWVRMIGTGA; encoded by the coding sequence CTGATTCTGATTCTGTTGCCGTCCGCCGATTACGATCCCACCGAAAGCAGCGTGCCCTGGCAGGCCCTGCGTACAGCCGGTATTGAAGTGCGCTTTGCCACACCCGAAGGCTTGCCCGCCTATGCCGACCCACGCCTGGTGAGCATCGGTTTCGGCCTGTTGAATCCGCTGCTGATGACGCGCAAGGCCGACCTGGCCAGCTACGCGCAAATGATCGAGGACGAGGCGTTTCGCCAGCCGCTGGCTTATGCCGATGTCGACCCGGCCCAATTCGCCGGTCTGTTGATTCCCGGCGGCCATGCCAAAGGCATGCGCAACCTGCTGGAGTCCGGGCACGCCCAGCACATCGCCCTGCAGTTTTTCAAGGCCGACAAACCGGTGGCGGCAGTCTGCCATGGCGTGCTGCTGCTGGCCCGCACCCTCGACCCTGATACCGGGCATTCGGTGCTGTTCGGGCGCAAGGTCACTGCGCTGGTGGCGGCGGCCATGGAATTGCCGGCCTGGCTCATGACCGCCACGTGGCTGGGCCGTTATTACCGCACTTATGCGCGAACCGTCGAGTCGGAAGTCACCGCCGCGCTGTCCCACAAAGCAGACTTTGTGCGCGGCCCATTCATGGCCAAGCGCGATAGCGCCGAGTCGCCACAACTGGGTTTTGTGGTGCGTGACGGTAATCTGCTGACGGCCAGATGGCCGGGTGATTGCCATCGTTTTGCGGCGGAGTGGGTTCGGATGATAGGCACTGGGGCTTGA
- a CDS encoding PAS domain-containing sensor histidine kinase, which translates to MSGDQNKTGAIEDMRFRLLIDAVVDYAIYMIDPDGIITSWNSGAKRFKGYEEAEILGEHFSRFYTEEDRQAGRPRLALDTALREGRFEGEGWRIRKDGTRFWCHVVIDPIFDPAGTLLGFAKITRDLTDRKMAEETLKQSEQQFRLLVQSVTDYALYMLAPDGRVTNWNQGAQRIKGYRPEEIIGQHFSLFYTAEDREAGEPQRALSIAATEGRFENKAWRVRKDGTRFLAHVVVDPIWGDTGTLLGYAKITRDITEMTEAQQALEQTREALFQAQKMQAIGQLSGGIAHDFNNLLTVILGNLEIMRKRLADEPKIIRLVDNATQGALRGVSLTQRMLAFARRQELKTEPVAIPALVQGITGLLRSSLGPSVKLETHFAPELAPVLADVNQLELAMLNLATNARDAMPHGGKIVIGATPEVVLHQERASLPVGRYVCLSVTDTGEGMDPLTLASAMDPFFTTKGVGKGTGLGLSMVHGFIEQLGGRFILKSEKGHGTTAELWLPEVTAGAVAKPSIHAPATLPVPGLSVLVVDDDSLVLTSTCLLLEDLGHQVIGVASGTQALAVFDSGRAVDLVITDMAMPHMNGAQLAQSIRLLKPDLPIVLATGYAERLEGIVSDLPRLSKPFTQLNLVEVIAVAMK; encoded by the coding sequence ATGAGCGGTGATCAGAACAAGACTGGTGCCATTGAAGACATGCGTTTTCGCCTGTTGATCGACGCAGTGGTCGACTATGCGATCTACATGATTGATCCCGATGGCATCATCACCAGCTGGAACTCGGGCGCCAAGCGATTCAAGGGCTATGAGGAAGCGGAAATTCTCGGTGAGCATTTCTCGCGGTTCTACACCGAGGAAGATCGCCAGGCCGGCCGCCCCCGCCTGGCCCTGGACACGGCGCTTCGCGAAGGGCGTTTCGAAGGTGAAGGCTGGCGGATTCGCAAGGACGGCACACGGTTCTGGTGCCATGTGGTGATTGACCCGATCTTCGACCCTGCGGGTACGTTGCTGGGGTTTGCCAAGATCACCCGCGACTTGACCGACCGCAAGATGGCCGAAGAAACCCTCAAGCAAAGCGAGCAGCAATTTCGCCTGCTGGTGCAAAGCGTCACCGACTACGCGCTGTATATGCTGGCGCCGGACGGGCGCGTGACCAACTGGAACCAGGGCGCCCAGCGCATCAAGGGCTACCGGCCAGAAGAAATCATCGGCCAACATTTTTCGCTGTTCTACACCGCTGAGGACCGCGAAGCCGGCGAGCCGCAACGGGCCTTGAGCATCGCGGCGACAGAAGGGCGTTTTGAAAACAAGGCATGGCGCGTGCGCAAGGACGGGACGCGTTTCCTGGCCCACGTGGTGGTCGACCCGATCTGGGGGGACACTGGCACATTGCTCGGTTACGCCAAAATTACCCGCGACATCACCGAAATGACTGAAGCCCAACAGGCGCTTGAGCAAACCCGCGAAGCGCTGTTCCAGGCGCAGAAAATGCAGGCCATCGGCCAACTCAGCGGCGGCATCGCCCATGACTTCAACAACCTGCTGACGGTGATTCTCGGCAACCTGGAAATCATGCGTAAACGCCTGGCGGACGAGCCAAAAATCATTCGTCTGGTGGACAACGCCACCCAGGGCGCCTTGCGTGGCGTCTCCCTGACCCAACGCATGCTGGCCTTTGCCCGCCGTCAGGAGCTCAAGACCGAGCCGGTGGCAATACCGGCGCTGGTGCAAGGTATAACCGGCCTGCTGCGCAGCTCCCTCGGACCGTCGGTGAAGCTCGAAACTCACTTCGCCCCGGAACTGGCGCCGGTGCTGGCCGACGTCAATCAGCTCGAACTGGCGATGTTGAACCTGGCCACCAACGCCCGTGATGCGATGCCCCATGGCGGCAAGATCGTGATCGGCGCCACCCCCGAAGTGGTGCTCCATCAGGAGCGGGCGTCGTTGCCCGTCGGTCGTTACGTGTGCCTGAGCGTCACCGATACCGGCGAAGGCATGGACCCGCTGACGCTGGCGTCGGCCATGGACCCGTTCTTCACCACCAAGGGGGTCGGCAAAGGCACGGGCCTTGGCTTGTCGATGGTCCATGGTTTTATCGAGCAACTGGGTGGCCGGTTCATTCTCAAGAGCGAGAAGGGCCATGGCACCACCGCCGAGCTCTGGTTGCCGGAGGTCACGGCCGGTGCCGTCGCCAAACCTTCGATTCATGCGCCAGCCACCTTGCCGGTGCCCGGTTTGAGCGTGCTGGTGGTGGATGATGACAGCCTGGTATTGACCAGCACCTGCCTGCTGCTTGAAGACCTGGGACATCAGGTGATCGGCGTGGCATCGGGCACGCAGGCGCTGGCGGTGTTTGACAGCGGGCGAGCGGTGGATCTGGTCATCACCGACATGGCCATGCCGCACATGAATGGCGCTCAGCTGGCGCAATCAATACGGCTCCTCAAACCAGACCTGCCCATCGTCCTGGCCACTGGCTACGCCGAACGTCTTGAGGGGATTGTCAGTGATCTGCCGCGTCTGTCCAAACCCTTCACCCAGCTCAATCTGGTGGAAGTGATCGCGGTTGCCATGAAGTGA
- a CDS encoding class I SAM-dependent methyltransferase — protein sequence MSVTEKVQLSDDEREALTADPERQDEAHTKGAYDYLSDNTLAARYSVISGLIEQYDCDSVLDIGCYVGGLRGAINRNRGYHGIDISAHAIKDAVARYGDYERTRFSVGDIRSEAVKLAQYPCVVWAGIGFGYSDKDSKSFADLFQKAWELCSDDGLLIFECIEDYAWVQSHIEATSRLLTAFHVTYSLASVHNRRAVFVARKVLK from the coding sequence ATGAGCGTGACAGAAAAAGTGCAGCTTTCGGACGACGAACGCGAGGCATTGACCGCTGATCCAGAGCGCCAGGATGAGGCCCACACCAAAGGCGCCTACGATTATTTGTCTGATAACACCCTGGCTGCGCGGTACTCGGTTATCTCCGGCCTGATCGAGCAATACGACTGCGACAGTGTGCTCGATATCGGATGTTACGTCGGTGGACTCAGAGGCGCGATCAATCGCAACAGAGGCTATCACGGCATCGATATCTCCGCGCATGCGATCAAGGATGCCGTCGCCAGATATGGCGACTATGAGCGAACTCGCTTCAGTGTTGGTGATATCCGCAGTGAGGCGGTGAAGTTGGCGCAATACCCCTGCGTGGTGTGGGCGGGCATCGGTTTTGGTTATTCCGATAAAGACAGCAAGTCGTTTGCCGACCTGTTTCAGAAGGCCTGGGAGTTGTGCAGCGATGATGGCTTGTTGATTTTTGAATGCATTGAAGACTATGCCTGGGTGCAATCTCACATTGAAGCCACCAGCCGGCTGTTGACCGCCTTTCACGTGACCTACTCGCTGGCGTCGGTGCACAACCGCAGAGCAGTGTTCGTGGCGCGCAAAGTACTGAAGTAA